The genomic stretch TACAATGGAGATTATATGCATccttttgtaatatttatatcacTGATAGTTTTAAGATTATGTGAATTtcttgttaattattaaatatttagttaattctttaaattattttttttcataattagaatttgtttgataaaaaataatttaaaagttttattatatttatctctcTTTGGACACAACCAAAGCTATTTTGATATTACCAGATCAGGGGGAGAGATTGATCAATCTAATTCGTTTATTTTCTTGAACttcattttcaagtttttttcaatctttatattatttcatttaagagttcaaatttattataaataatggtgtaggattatttttttccatttaacacttttatagaaattaaaaataaaatagaatttttatatGTACTACtcaaatttatcaatatttgtCGTTAAGATCACCTATAAAAcatgcataaaattaaaatccacATGATATAGTTTTCGTTCTTGTATCATGAATTGAAAGAGCAATTGGCGATATTTTGTAAACCTGGCAAAGCGGTCGGATATgggttttagaaattattatttacataatttgattCCTATTGACTTGGTCTGAATTTAACTTGGTCCATCCGTTTTCTAGACCTGATATTTTGTAACGGAAACTGTTGTTGTCGTGGGTCTTTAAGTTTCTTACGGTATCAACAGTAAGAAGAATTGTCCAACTTCATCCTTCTGGAGAACAACTCTTTTGTAATAAAGGAAAGGTAATGCTAAGTTCACGTCAACGTATCCATCGGACGGTTGAAACAATAAGCAAACCCTCTTTCTCACGGTAGTGACCAGTGCCGGTGGGCCAACTGCAGCCGACCGTTATCACTTCTGAAGAAGACTTGTAATTATGAAACATTAGAATCtctttttgattaattattaatttaatatttctgACGGGCAATATAAACAGTTATTACAGTGCTTCTGGATATTTTTTCATAtgcaattaataaattaatagtagGCCAAAattttattcccacccaaggttgaAGAAGGTGGGATTGAGAGAGACTGCCCGACCTGCACTGCGAGAAGGAGCACTCGATCCGCACCAAGAGGGAGAAAACGCTGGGATGAAGGGAGAATGAgttgaagaaaggaaaaatataattttttaaaatttaagttagaaaagttttatacatttttaaaacataaaaaatacaataaaattttattttttaatattaataattaaataataattaaatctttaaatttaataaatttgattaattttaataattaataattaattaattaaatttttaaaatttaatcaacgataatttaacaacaaactaaaacttggatggacTAAGTCTTCTAATCAGCAGCGCTTGCGGAGTTCAATTAAAGAAAACTGATCTTTCTGCGTTTGATATTACTGAAAACATAAAtcgataattattttttaaaaaataaaatttaaatgggTACAAGGATTTACATACAtccatttattttatataattataagcttttttaattaaaatgttgttataatagaattgataattaataagattaatttaaaaagtatatattatctaaaacatcattaaatttaaattattattatatttaataaaaatatatatttataaataattattatatttgattgacaataataaaaaatattaatatattatttttataaataataatattatgtatatttattttgagtttatttatgtgtgtcatcatatgattgaatgttattttactttgaatttaaaattatctaatcacataataacatatattaaatatatatttatttatatttgtgtatatattttttattactattttacttATATGCTCTTAAAAGAGTattagtatatattatattatatttggttgtactaatatattttatatcaaaaatttgtttgtgtattttttaaaatattttttattttaataaatattattattatttgtttattatcaatttgggaattaattaattaaattattttttaagttattatttttaattttataaaaaattaataaatataaaattataataagattaaattttttatgtttcgtAGTAAAAGTTTCCCAAAATCTTtcattaattaacattttaacaAGATAATGTCGCTTCTAAAAAGAGAAGAGCACACACTTACGCTGTGGAAGTTGCCACATCAGATTAAAGCCCAAAACTTGAACGGATTCCTTTATAAGCTCTCGCCTCCAATAAACAAACAGACTTTTCGAGACAGCTGTTTTCCATCTACACATTTCTTTCACTTTCTgtcttatttttatgttaacttCTACATTTTTCACTCCTAAAATCCTTGAAGCTCTCACCACTCAAGCTGTCTTGAAACGCTCCGTTTTCATTGCTTTTTATCAGTTTTCGGTACGTGTATTGCtcatttcaatttaaattatctttttcctggattttttttttttttttgtaatttgattggaAAAAGGCATGGATCTTGTGCGTTTGTTTGAATTTGCAATTGTTTGAAGTCATTACTTTTTTGGTAAACCTTCAATAATTTTGCATGTTGTCAGATTCTCTtatttttgttagaaattttccCGAGAATCAAGCAATCGGGAATGTCAGATTTAAATTGTAATCTTAAAAGGTTAAATGAGATATTCATTGATGCGGTGTTGTTTGGGCTATTTTTGTGACTTTTTCATGAAACCCACTGAGTTTGAGGGATCAGGTTTCTGTCATGCTATTCTTACCATAATTAAAACATGGAATATGAGCCACCACTTTGGGGTATAAGCGGGACCCGCTAATGAAAACACTATCTGATTCTTCTGAGTAAAACTGGAGGATAAACTGGAATGGAAGAGAGATGTTAAGCACAACAGAATATGGGTTCAAATCCTATGGACGATatataaagatgaaatttttagaCTTATAAAGTGGTTGTAGGCGGCTTCAAATGTTTTAAGGTTGATGATTTTGTGAGTTTGGATTTCTAGGTGTCTTGTGAACATAATTTCTTCAGTGTGAAACCTTGTCCTGCTGAgtaaaaatagtattatttatcATTTGTCTGGTTTCTTTTTCTGATTAATGGGTAAACAAATAGTAAATAGCTATATTATAGAAAACTAAAAAGGTTTTGTCATCCTTGTATGGAGTAGATTTCAGATTTTATGGCAACATACATGTGAAATCGTCTGCAATCTTGAAAACtttggaaaagaaatttttttttttccttcaaattctgacttacttttgaaaacttttgttgTTCCTATCTAACCATTTTCATCTGCAATCTTGCACAagactgttaaaattttattttaggtgtAATATATGGCCTGAGAGTTTAGTTGAggggataattttttattcctaaATGATAAGTCATgctgttctaaaaattttttgcCCCTTCAATAATTGACTGGAGGTGTCAGTAGAGGGCCATTGCTTGAGAGCTTCTCATTTGTTTAATAGCATTAGTTTCTCTACTGGATTGTCCATTACCCATTTCCTTTTCCatgacattatttatttattatgtcatGTTAGCTAATTTGGCACTGAAGCGTTTTAGTTACGTATTCTTCTGCTATCTGTTAGGAAAGtgtctttttatttgtttttattttaaactattcaatgttggaatattttttttcctcattggATCCGTTCCACCGTTTTAtgcatttgtttcatttttagaCGACATCATCAATGATATAATCAAAACCAATCCTAACAACTTTCATCAATTTCTTATTCTCCTTTAAAATggtaattttcccttttttttttttatttggactTGTACCTACCTCTATGCATAGGtagtttgatgaaatttttggTACATTTGTGATATCTTTAGATAAATTctatattaacaaaacacaGGAAAAATATTGGATTTATCTGTattctgtctatgtatcccacattggttaagagtgggagaatttgactagttaaataacttgtgagttccttaaactgttaagatacgttttgaattataaaacaCAGAAGTAAAACCATAATGGATTGTGTgtccaaagtagacaatatcttgataatgGGTTAGGTTTTTGGAtcagggatgttacaaataatattagagTGGTttcgcgtgtcctcttgaacgatagTGGGGCAAACCTTAGCGAGGATGTTGAGTCCTATAAGGGGAGTATATGTGATAcctttaaacaaattttatatcgaCAAAACACGAGAGAGATGCTGACTTTGTTTGTACTCTGTCTATGTATTTTACATCAATTAAAAgtgggagaatttgactagttaaataatcTGTACGTTGcttaaattgttaaaatgtaTTTTGAATTGCAAAACTCAGAAGCAAAACTATGATGGATTGTGTGTTTagagtgaataatattttgacaatagGTCAGGTAATTGGACTAAGGATATTACAAcattaatatttctattttatgcTACATTTGTTTAAGCGTTTTAGGTGAAAAATGTTAAgcttaaaatagatatttacTCAACAGAAAAGAGAAGGGGTAAAACAAAGTAGCATGGCATGTGCTATATGCTGTTTGTACATACATATGTTGATTAAATAAACGAGTTTAAAGTTGTGGTTCTTTTCGACGTTCTTGTGTTAGTCCCTTGGGTAAAGATTAAGCCAAGCAGTGGGGCCTTTTTGTTTGGTGCCTCTCTTGATCATGAGTTCCAACAAGCAATATAATTTAGAAACTTTGGCGTTTGTTAGCATATAACTCTCTGCTCATTTGTTGCGTGAGGTGCACTTTTGCAAAAGAAGACAACCATTATCTTGTTCCTGTAGTTCTTTTGTTTTACCCTCTTTTTTTCTTAGTGGTTGGGCAGTCAGGTTTTGTTGTGTTGCAAGGTAGATACATGTTTTTTGAGTGTAAGTTGTCTAATATTAATCATTTCTTTAGAATTAGTACTAATCcggattgatttattttttgggtttcaGTGTCAAGAAAACACTTGGGCCTAGATCAACTTGTGCGAGCAGATCCATGGCCTTTGAGCAATATTTTGCCCGTGAATGTAAGTCCATTACAGGTGCAGCAACTGGTTCAGACAATCGTAACGGTTGCTTTGACTGCAATATCTGCCTTGACCTTGCATTTGAGCCAGTGGTTACCTTATGTGGCCATCTCTACTGCTGGCCCTGCATCTACAAGTGGCTTCATGTTCAGAGTGCGTCCCTTTCTTCCGATGAACACCCACAATGCCCAGTATGCAAGGCTGACATATCACATACGCAAATGGTTCCCCTCTATGGTAGGGGTCAAACTCCAACTGAGTCTGAGGTTCCAGGCAAGATGCCCATTCGCAGCATGGCTATTCCCCCTAGACCACCAGCTTCTGGCAATCAAGCTTTTCAATCTCCTTCATCAAATTCTGTTCAACAGCTTCCATATCGTAATCCTTACCAAAACCAACACTATAATCCTTATCCTCATGGCAATTTAGAAGAGGATTCCCCATCACTCATCAATCTTGAAGGCCCCACAATGACTGGATTTCATCATCCGGTAGTCGGTATGTTTGGAGAAATGGTTTATGCAAGAGTCTTCGGAAATTCAGAAAGCTTATACACTTATCCCGACTCCAATCACCTAGTGGGTAGCAGTAACCCCAGGCTGAGAAGGCAAGAGATGCAGGTGGAAAAGTCACTAAACAGAATTTCAATCTTCCTTTTCTGCTGCTTTCTTCTGTGCCTTGTTGTATTTTGAAGATAGGTAAAATTTCCCATTTCCTTTTTTGTACACTCTGTATGTAAGCTTATTAAAATAGTAGATTAGATAcattacatataaatatatgagttgATAATAGAGAAATTTACCGAAAATTATGAATTCCATTTCTTCAATTACGTTACTTGCCACTTTCCACTcaaataattctaaaaattaaaaaaaaagaaagtgtaaTTTTGGGCAATAAAGAGATATGTTTTCCCTTTGTacaaaatatattgtttatgGATATATTGCCCGGTTTCAATTTGTTTGAGaaccatttttaaaattaaattgaattgaatcatttaaACCATCAGATCGAACAAATGAAAATTAGATTTGAcctcattaatataaaatatcaaaatttttataaaatatcaaaatttttaaaaaatttgtttttgaaatttgaacttaatttatctgtcaattttgagtatacatatcatcaaattatatttattagatactaaaatgatttatattatatgtttaatgacaaatttaaagttgttttgaatattatttttaaattagttaattagTCTGTTCACGGGTCAATTAGTTTGACCACTGATTGAATTATATTGTTTCATCTACTAGATCAATATTCGATCtgattctaaaaatattatgcgtgaaaaaaaaaaagcgccTTCATTCATTTTCCATCTCTTGATGTGCCCAGTTTGGCCTACAGAACTTTTAGCTTTTTTGATAATTAGCTTTAAAGCTAAGAAAATGATGTCTTTTGTTATAAAAGAAATCATTGATGCTAAAGCAAATGAAGCTCAAAGTTGGGACATGGGATTTTGTCATcctaatttattattgtaaGTTCAATTACTTTATTGATTCTTTCATTACTTACATAATAAAAGCATGAATGGATGGATACTTTATTTGGTTAGAATATGAAActtcaatattaaatttaaaatatacttTTCTTTTTACCTTTCTTGTCAAATAAAGAACACAAGGGATTTTCAAAGGAAAATTCAAAGATTTCTCACAATTTCCATGTGTTAGGTTATCTATAATCCAACCATAACCAAGTTTTCTGCATTCATTTTGACTTGGAaccttataaaaaatatatatatatatatatttaataaatttaagggTCTCATCTTGTTTCccttatatttaatcaaatagtaaaaatttcccctaagatttcaaaaataacaaaagtcCCCTATGCTTAGTGAGTTGTtagaaattatcatataatgGGTTGATAActtaagagtaatactatacgtactcatatgtgttattatgtgattgaatgttactttatctttaattcaaaattatctaatcacacgATAACACATATTAATGTATATCTATAtgtgtactcaaagtgggtacacataattttactgaatacttaatttcctttttactatttatttcaacacaaaaaaagaaaaaaacataatgatTGAGGGATTTCTATGATAACAACAGGGGAAATtctgttatttaattatacctTAGGGGATTATTACTATGAATCCTTGAACCAACATGGTTTTGGTTTACTGATTTTAGAGAATACAAAAGCTTCAATATCTCTCCTAAATTCCAATCCATGATGAATTGGTCATGACTTAATTCCTATCATTCTTGTTAAAGCCAAGTTTTGAACAAGTTACTCTTATTAGTGTATGGCTTTCCAAATTTTGGTGGGCTTTTAATTTTGTCCTTTCAATCCTCTCTACAATCCAAGACTGAAAGCCTTTAACTCCAACAGGTAAAACACAAGTTTGTATTCTTTACTCTCTTCAGCTTTAAAATGGCTCTACACCTTCcataatatatctaaaaatagtatatcatctgtgtatttaattgtatatttaaatatgtatatggACTTTCAGGATCTATCATTAGAGCCAGACCCCTAGTCCATCTTCCTCTTCAAAGCAACCTGGAGGCAGCTTGTCAAGGTAAACTCTTCTACCTGCACCCCATATGCCATTCTTTTATGGAGAAGATGAACTAAGAAGTAGATCCTGAAAGTCCTTGCAGAGTGAAAAAAGTTTTGCACAAATTAACTCCACTGTTTTCTGCTATAAGACCTCCTCAGAATTCCTGGACAGAGAGAAATTGTGCATCAGCCTCTCGCATTAGGCCCTAAAAGCACTCTGCTTTGAATTGCCATGAGCAACGACCAAAGTCATTGCTGTGTTTTGGTCACCCCACATTGAGTGACTGCAGAAAAGAATTACTTCAGAATGTATACATACAAAGATTTTGCAGTTGTTTTGATGAGGAGAAGATGCTGCTCTGAGAAGCTTAGTTAGTTTATATAGGCAAGGAAGAGAAAATGTATCTGGTTTTTAATAAGTTGCCATTTATCAGAAGATTTCTTCAGGATTGCCTGACAAACTAGAGGATTTTTTCATTATGGCATAATCTAAATGGCAGATACtcatttaagttttttataccCTAAAGATAGAACATAGTGATaatttaaggttaaaaatttacatgacttgtttttctttcttcaaaagGATAACTGACTGCTTCTGGATTTTCAGAAATAGTCTAAATTCTATCTGTAAATTTACTATCAGGTGTTTCACTTTTACACCCAATACATTCTGAGCTGCAGTCTGCATACATGATTTTTTGAGTTGAAATATCgatgtataatcatataattaaatagttgaaaatttaagataaatcaACACCCAATTATAAGGAAATATGTCACAGTTTGTGcataaaattgtatacaaaattgtatataaaagttatgCATATAACACTACTCATTCCAAATATATATTGTTGCTGCCAGAAACAGTCAAGTTTTAAAGAGATCATAGATATAAACTAGTAATAGAGAGTCCAACTTGATGATGAAGCTTAgtttcataataatttaatccCGAAATATACATTATTAGTGATGTCCCTCCTGCTATCTGgtcaaaagaaaatatgttaattgCGTATTGGCTTTCACAAATCACAGAAGAAATAGTGGGCGGCAATGTCACACTCGTGTCTCTTTCACAAAAAGCAAGtgtgaagaaaagagaagaaaggtaaaagaaagtgaaagaaaaaacagGGCAAGTGAACTTGCTTGTTAAGCACATGGTTTCAATGCCACTGGCCATTAGGCACTGCTAAACACCTAACCGGTTTACCATAGTCAAATGTAGCTTTCCTCGTTGCTATCAATTTTATACCAACTCTCTCTATGTGATTCTTAATATAATTCTCCACCATTTTCTTATTTCATGGATTAGATTATTAACTTTGTTAGATGGTAAACTCCAATCCGCAAACTAACTTCTAGTAAAATGATTAGTTATAGAAGTAGCGACTCGTTCCTCATCTGGTTCTTTGTTCAAAGAATGTAATCTAACAATAACATTCATTCTGTATCACTCACTTGCGatggaaaacaataatattCGAACCTATCAAAAGTCGCTTGTTATCATATCATTAATGTgtaaagaattataaaattactttttgaatttaaaattagaatgtAGTTGATGAGATTGTAAAACATTTCTTTTATCCTATAAATACAAGGGATCATTTATGGAAAATGATAGACAAATAGACGTAGAAAGAGAGTGATGAAAAAAACCAAATagtagataaattatataactcTATATAGTTAATGTCTAACACTTAGGATTAGAGAAGTATCGTCTTAAGATAGACAAATAAACTCTCATAGAAATCTAGCTATTGTCTTTATGACCTTTTGTCCAAAATCAAGTCATATACATGCTAACATGATCTATGAACAACTTGTGCCATGAAGAGGTCGAAACTGAATGTATAAATGTCTCTCAAGGTTTGGAATTTAATCCACCAAGAGTAAGCAAAATGTGCTACCAAAAAGTTTATTTACAATACTCTTTCATTTTTCAGAGTGAAGAGGTCCCTTGAACTTGAGCAACACACTCTTTCCTCGCAACACACTCTCTTTCCTCACGTACCAATTTTCAATGTAAGCCTACTTACATCGTCACATTTTCCAACGAAAATATTAGGGAAATTGATCGCTCTAAACAGTTAGTTGTACTAAAGAACTCTTGTTTCTCAAACGATAATCAATCATTTTCACTAATACAAACAGTGATTAAATGTCGTCACATTAGAGATTTCAAATCCTTTCCAAGGCATGTAAGACTTTTCTTCAGAAGTATtacatatcaaattatataactaTAGACTAGAGTCTCTAACAATAGATTAAACcacattatattttgtttatatcttaccataattgattttttctttttttgaaaaaacCTCATCAACAAACTTATAATAATATCACTAATCACATCCTTATCTATATCCTATGTAAGTGTCATCACTTCACATATTGTTACAAAATCAATCAACCTACCAATAATTATTTCCCACGTTAGAGTTTGCTAGACCCTTCCAAGATTTAGTCAGTatttccaaaacatacaaattatagcaataaataaatactatGGATCTATATCACCAACTATCTGAGGCTAAAATCATGAAACTTCTAATCACTCTATCCAAAATCTTCCAAAACCACATTCAATTATTGAAGATCCACTGTTGTCTGTTGTTGGAATATAGGTATATTCAGG from Mangifera indica cultivar Alphonso chromosome 6, CATAS_Mindica_2.1, whole genome shotgun sequence encodes the following:
- the LOC123218674 gene encoding E3 ubiquitin-protein ligase RMA1H1-like, yielding MAFEQYFARECKSITGAATGSDNRNGCFDCNICLDLAFEPVVTLCGHLYCWPCIYKWLHVQSASLSSDEHPQCPVCKADISHTQMVPLYGRGQTPTESEVPGKMPIRSMAIPPRPPASGNQAFQSPSSNSVQQLPYRNPYQNQHYNPYPHGNLEEDSPSLINLEGPTMTGFHHPVVGMFGEMVYARVFGNSESLYTYPDSNHLVGSSNPRLRRQEMQVEKSLNRISIFLFCCFLLCLVVF